One genomic region from Spirosoma sp. KCTC 42546 encodes:
- a CDS encoding prohibitin family protein: MFFIVLGTLALIAGFAINTPALTFSRFSRPAKVAGIILIILGSLTASVRQIDAGQVGIISLFGNVSDRTLNSGLNFVNPLASVTEFNLQTQNYTMSAAHDEGQKQGDDAIRVLTADGLEVVIDLTVLYRVVAADAPRIYREIGEDYTDKVVRPITRTRIRDNAVYYDAVALYSTRRDEFQTRIYKTIEADFQKRGLLLEQLLIRNIDLPASVKKSIESKINAEQDAQKMQFVLQKERQEAERKRVEAQGIADYQKIISTGLSDKQLQYEQIKAQRELAASPNAKIVIMGARGNVPLILNDN; this comes from the coding sequence ATGTTTTTTATTGTTCTTGGCACTCTAGCGTTAATCGCTGGGTTTGCTATAAATACCCCTGCGCTGACTTTTTCGCGCTTTTCACGGCCAGCTAAAGTGGCTGGTATTATTTTAATTATATTGGGATCCCTCACGGCCAGCGTCCGACAAATTGATGCTGGACAGGTTGGAATTATTTCGTTGTTCGGTAATGTCAGCGACCGTACGTTAAACTCTGGATTGAACTTCGTTAATCCACTGGCCAGTGTAACCGAATTTAATTTGCAAACGCAAAATTACACGATGTCGGCAGCCCACGATGAGGGTCAGAAGCAAGGAGACGATGCGATTCGGGTACTCACTGCCGATGGGCTGGAAGTTGTAATCGACCTAACTGTGCTATATCGAGTGGTTGCGGCCGATGCTCCCAGGATCTACCGGGAAATTGGGGAAGATTATACGGACAAAGTTGTTCGCCCAATTACCCGTACGCGTATCCGGGACAACGCGGTTTACTATGATGCTGTGGCTCTTTACTCGACTCGTCGTGATGAGTTCCAAACTCGAATCTATAAAACTATCGAAGCCGACTTCCAGAAACGAGGTCTTCTGCTGGAACAATTGCTGATTCGTAACATCGACCTGCCCGCTTCGGTTAAAAAGTCCATTGAATCAAAAATTAACGCTGAGCAGGATGCCCAAAAAATGCAGTTTGTTCTGCAAAAAGAACGGCAGGAAGCAGAACGGAAACGAGTTGAAGCACAGGGCATTGCAGATTATCAAAAGATCATCTCCACTGGTCTGAGCGATAAACAACTACAGTACGAACAAATCAAAGCTCAACGTGAACTGGCCGCATCGCCAAACGCTAAGATCGTGATTATGGGCGCACGTGGGAATGTACCTTTGATTTTGAACGATAACTAA
- a CDS encoding alpha/beta hydrolase has protein sequence MRFVLLSMLLGTVLPQIALSQEVIKLWPDDAIPNSIAGAKITEKSETDANGILRISNVSMPTLTAYIPAKGKGTGAAVMICPGGGYGILAASHEGSDIARWFNEMGVAAFVLKYRLPNPEIMTNQQEVPLMDAMQGMILIRQSAGRYGIDPAKIGVMGFSAGGHLAATLATHYNRGPKASELAKPNFAILLYPVITFGEKAHTGSRDKLLGKLNTSPELIAYYSNELQVTPQTPPTFLVHAENDKGVPVENSISFYLACLKNEVPAEMHLYPTGGHGFGMRTAKFGSLNTWPDACKAWLTALTTPKP, from the coding sequence ATGCGTTTCGTTCTATTGAGTATGCTTCTTGGCACTGTATTACCTCAAATTGCCTTATCGCAGGAAGTGATTAAGCTTTGGCCAGATGACGCCATTCCGAATTCAATCGCTGGAGCTAAGATTACTGAAAAGTCAGAAACAGATGCAAATGGTATTCTTCGGATTAGCAATGTATCTATGCCAACCCTAACGGCCTACATACCTGCTAAGGGAAAAGGGACTGGAGCGGCCGTTATGATTTGTCCTGGTGGAGGATACGGAATACTGGCTGCCAGTCATGAAGGTTCTGATATAGCTCGTTGGTTCAATGAAATGGGTGTAGCGGCTTTCGTACTAAAATACCGATTGCCCAACCCCGAAATAATGACCAATCAGCAGGAAGTGCCCTTAATGGATGCTATGCAGGGTATGATCCTAATCCGGCAGAGCGCTGGTCGTTACGGTATTGACCCTGCTAAAATTGGGGTGATGGGCTTCTCGGCGGGCGGACACCTGGCAGCTACTCTTGCAACGCATTACAATCGTGGCCCCAAAGCTAGTGAACTGGCTAAACCGAACTTTGCAATTTTACTTTATCCCGTAATTACATTCGGCGAAAAGGCACATACTGGCTCCCGGGATAAACTATTAGGGAAATTGAATACTTCGCCTGAACTGATTGCTTATTATTCAAATGAGTTGCAGGTAACCCCCCAAACACCACCTACATTTCTGGTGCATGCTGAAAATGATAAAGGTGTTCCAGTCGAAAATAGTATAAGTTTTTACTTGGCTTGCTTAAAGAACGAAGTACCTGCCGAAATGCACTTGTATCCTACGGGAGGACACGGTTTTGGCATGCGCACAGCAAAATTTGGATCGCTCAATACCTGGCCAGATGCCTGTAAGGCCTGGTTGACAGCCTTGACAACTCCGAAACCATAA
- a CDS encoding capsule assembly Wzi family protein, with product MRFLFLWIWYGLIIIASCTLLYGQRVNQYQLEVGALGSSAQTPFWLRANQYGTVPLKNPALQLNAGFRLDYQPIDSTGYKPKMDWGYGINVVANLGTTTQFLLPEAYVKGRFGAFELYAGRRKEMVGLVDTLLTTGAYAWSGNALPIPKIQLGLPTFTSLPFTKGVVSMMGAFSHGWFENSDRLVTGSYLHQLYIYGRIGKPSWKFRLYGGFNHEVIWAGYSNYLGPVVSVNGQLPSSIRYYPAVVLGTRGADYTTDKNLTSFEDNRIGNHLGSLDAAADMDLSNWNIFIYRQFLYDDGSLFYGTNLQDGLNGLRLKNRQKPTGGNFFLRQITVEYLFTGSQGGDVFIIDDPKRRGRDDYFNHSQFIDGWTYFGRTIGTPFLIPQQEISATLPSRYGIANNRVSVFHAGLSALVFNKVDLIARLSFSKNAGTYAIPYLTIPSQFSGLFTASLPLNLFGGTILNGSFAVDAGELLPNSVGAYVGLRKTGMLSGKRQVIISPRRGF from the coding sequence ATGAGATTTCTGTTTTTGTGGATTTGGTATGGGTTAATCATAATTGCCAGTTGTACGCTACTGTATGGACAGCGAGTTAATCAATATCAATTGGAGGTAGGTGCCTTGGGTTCATCAGCACAAACACCTTTTTGGCTGCGTGCCAATCAATATGGAACTGTTCCCCTAAAGAATCCCGCTTTACAATTAAATGCTGGATTTCGATTAGATTATCAACCTATCGACAGTACGGGTTATAAACCAAAAATGGATTGGGGGTATGGTATCAACGTAGTTGCTAATCTTGGTACGACAACTCAATTTCTTCTTCCAGAAGCATACGTAAAAGGTCGTTTTGGCGCTTTTGAACTCTATGCTGGTCGTCGGAAAGAGATGGTTGGCTTGGTTGACACGCTTCTAACAACAGGGGCTTATGCCTGGTCAGGCAATGCGCTTCCGATACCTAAAATTCAGCTCGGCTTGCCTACGTTTACGTCGCTTCCTTTTACGAAAGGCGTAGTCTCCATGATGGGAGCATTCTCGCACGGTTGGTTTGAGAACTCAGACCGATTAGTGACAGGCTCCTACTTGCATCAATTATATATTTATGGCCGTATCGGTAAACCATCCTGGAAATTTAGGCTGTATGGTGGTTTCAATCATGAAGTTATTTGGGCTGGTTACTCTAATTATTTAGGCCCAGTAGTATCAGTTAACGGTCAGCTTCCGTCATCCATTCGCTACTATCCTGCCGTAGTATTGGGTACTCGGGGGGCTGATTATACAACTGACAAAAACCTAACTTCTTTTGAGGATAATCGAATTGGTAATCATTTAGGGTCTCTTGATGCAGCGGCAGATATGGATTTATCTAATTGGAATATTTTTATCTATCGACAATTTCTATATGATGATGGGTCCTTATTCTATGGGACAAATCTTCAGGATGGTCTTAATGGACTACGTCTTAAAAATCGTCAGAAGCCGACTGGAGGTAACTTTTTTTTACGGCAAATCACAGTTGAGTACCTATTTACGGGTAGTCAGGGGGGAGATGTCTTCATTATTGATGACCCTAAGCGTAGAGGAAGGGATGATTATTTTAATCATAGCCAGTTTATTGATGGCTGGACTTACTTTGGGCGTACTATCGGGACTCCATTCCTGATCCCGCAACAGGAAATAAGTGCAACTTTACCATCCCGATATGGAATTGCTAACAATCGGGTTAGCGTGTTTCATGCTGGCCTTAGTGCTTTAGTTTTTAATAAAGTAGACCTTATCGCTCGATTATCCTTTAGTAAGAATGCAGGTACGTATGCAATACCTTACCTTACGATTCCATCTCAGTTTTCGGGCTTGTTTACAGCTTCTTTGCCGCTAAACCTGTTTGGTGGAACGATATTGAATGGCTCGTTTGCCGTAGATGCAGGTGAGTTGCTACCAAATAGCGTAGGCGCATACGTCGGCTTGCGAAAGACGGGTATGTTGAGTGGTAAACGTCAGGTGATTATTTCACCTCGGCGGGGATTCTAA
- a CDS encoding NADH-quinone oxidoreductase subunit J produces MIQLAFYAFASLSIVGALAVLFTRNVLYAAFFLLLTLLGVAGLFVLASADFLAIAQIMIYVGGVLVLVIFGVMLTHKPEPPGDVTSQQPNRIASLNRSGSWSGWVLAVLVAGSLFVALFTLLVRANFALLNQPVGWQSTVNTIGKQLMTEYVVPFELAGILLLAALVGATYLASPLAKLARNGTR; encoded by the coding sequence GTGATCCAACTTGCGTTTTATGCCTTTGCTAGTCTGAGTATTGTAGGGGCATTGGCAGTTTTATTCACTCGTAATGTGCTTTATGCAGCCTTTTTTTTGCTGCTAACATTGCTTGGTGTAGCCGGATTGTTCGTATTAGCAAGTGCTGATTTTCTGGCCATTGCCCAGATTATGATTTATGTGGGGGGCGTGTTAGTATTGGTGATCTTTGGGGTTATGCTCACGCACAAACCTGAGCCGCCGGGGGATGTAACTAGCCAGCAACCCAACCGGATTGCATCGTTGAATCGCTCTGGGAGTTGGTCAGGATGGGTACTAGCGGTATTGGTAGCAGGCAGCTTGTTTGTGGCTTTGTTTACGCTACTGGTTCGGGCAAATTTTGCTCTATTAAATCAACCCGTTGGCTGGCAGAGCACAGTGAACACGATTGGTAAGCAACTTATGACCGAATATGTCGTTCCGTTTGAACTGGCAGGTATTCTACTATTAGCTGCTCTCGTGGGGGCTACTTACCTGGCTTCTCCACTGGCAAAATTAGCTCGCAATGGAACCCGTTGA
- a CDS encoding 2OG-Fe(II) oxygenase, with product MNPLFEPIIDGIVTHGYGIVDDFLSLGEVKALANRLHERHIAGQFRAAGIGNQQILVENAIRGDEILWIDEATATPDETAFLQLIGEFVQYANQTCYLGLREFEFHYARYPAGTFYKRHLDQFRSDSRRKLSVICYLNIDWKETDGGQLALYLPDSDSNSERQLTIAPTAGRLVCFESGRLEHEVLPATRERLSITGWLKTG from the coding sequence ATGAATCCACTTTTTGAACCTATCATTGATGGCATAGTTACGCACGGTTACGGAATCGTAGACGATTTCCTGAGTTTGGGCGAAGTCAAAGCACTGGCTAATCGACTACACGAGCGCCATATTGCTGGACAGTTTCGGGCGGCCGGTATCGGTAATCAGCAGATACTAGTTGAAAATGCAATTCGGGGCGATGAGATTTTATGGATCGACGAAGCTACAGCCACTCCGGACGAAACTGCTTTTTTGCAACTTATTGGTGAGTTTGTTCAGTACGCCAATCAGACTTGTTATCTGGGTTTACGGGAGTTCGAGTTTCACTACGCTCGCTACCCGGCTGGCACGTTTTACAAACGCCATCTAGACCAGTTTCGAAGCGATTCGCGCCGAAAACTATCCGTTATCTGTTACCTTAATATAGATTGGAAAGAAACCGATGGGGGGCAACTAGCGCTCTACCTGCCGGATTCCGATAGCAACTCCGAGCGACAACTGACAATTGCCCCAACCGCTGGACGGCTGGTGTGTTTTGAAAGTGGACGACTCGAACACGAGGTGCTGCCCGCCACTCGTGAACGACTAAGTATAACTGGCTGGCTGAAAACTGGCTAA
- the nuoK gene encoding NADH-quinone oxidoreductase subunit NuoK — protein MEPVDSHLFLIVGAALFSIGLAVVLVKRHVIVVLMGIELMLNGVNINLVAFSQYDPDRLQGQMLALFVMVVAAAESAVALAIVLQVYRHFRTAQLDELNELKQ, from the coding sequence ATGGAACCCGTTGATAGTCATTTATTTTTGATCGTAGGTGCGGCTTTGTTCAGTATCGGGCTCGCGGTTGTGCTCGTAAAACGCCATGTAATCGTCGTACTTATGGGTATTGAGCTAATGCTTAATGGCGTAAATATTAATCTTGTTGCATTTAGCCAATATGACCCTGACCGCTTACAAGGGCAAATGCTAGCCTTATTCGTTATGGTCGTAGCAGCAGCGGAGTCAGCAGTTGCTCTGGCCATTGTCTTACAGGTATACCGTCATTTCCGCACGGCCCAGTTGGATGAGTTGAATGAACTGAAACAATGA
- a CDS encoding serine hydrolase codes for MVLTNKMWSWLSILVMVGMGMSCGQDSQRNLNRSVRDMRTCADGQALTSNEEMAIRQQINAEKKTQQIDEIFQQKVRGGLNGNVLVAQKGIVLYKNCFGLGHFERNQRDTLVDDSKFQLASLSKTFTAVGTLKLIEAGKLKFEDTIQKFYPNFPYHGITIRELLSHRSGLPNYQYAFDDSMKVNFYKKEKPYPSNATIMHWFATVKPTPKAYNIPGRSFSYSNTNYMVLASIIEKVTGQSYEAFIHKTIFEPLGMHQTFVATTKNDSINHHRTAGYQWNRRIPKDYYDDVVGDKGIYSTTGDLFRWYRALNGDCLLPKKMLAEAFIPRSFERKGAKNYGYGFRMMLNDTNQPEYIYHSGWWKGYNSMFWFSPKDEYVIIILGNRYNTTVYRVKELIDVLHGGANTTQSDSDTEVEI; via the coding sequence ATGGTGTTGACGAATAAAATGTGGAGTTGGTTAAGTATTTTAGTCATGGTTGGAATGGGCATGTCCTGTGGACAGGATTCCCAGAGAAACCTCAATCGGTCGGTGCGGGACATGCGGACTTGCGCCGACGGACAAGCTCTGACATCAAACGAAGAAATGGCTATTCGTCAGCAGATTAACGCTGAGAAGAAAACCCAGCAGATCGATGAAATATTTCAGCAAAAAGTAAGGGGGGGGCTGAATGGGAATGTGTTGGTCGCTCAAAAGGGTATTGTGCTCTACAAGAATTGTTTTGGGCTGGGCCATTTTGAGCGCAACCAGCGTGATACATTAGTCGACGATTCGAAATTTCAACTGGCATCGCTCTCGAAGACATTCACGGCAGTTGGTACGCTGAAACTGATTGAAGCCGGGAAACTGAAGTTTGAAGATACGATTCAGAAATTCTATCCAAATTTCCCCTATCATGGTATCACGATTCGCGAGTTGTTGAGCCACCGCAGCGGATTGCCTAATTATCAGTATGCCTTCGACGACAGTATGAAGGTTAATTTTTACAAGAAAGAAAAACCCTATCCCTCCAATGCAACCATTATGCACTGGTTTGCTACGGTAAAACCAACGCCTAAAGCCTACAATATTCCTGGCCGTAGCTTTAGTTATAGTAACACGAACTATATGGTGCTGGCCTCAATCATTGAAAAAGTAACCGGTCAGAGCTACGAGGCATTTATTCATAAGACAATCTTCGAACCACTGGGTATGCACCAGACCTTTGTGGCAACGACTAAAAACGATTCAATTAATCATCATCGAACCGCAGGCTATCAGTGGAACCGCCGGATTCCGAAAGATTATTACGACGATGTTGTTGGTGATAAGGGTATTTATTCCACCACCGGCGATTTGTTTCGATGGTATCGGGCATTGAATGGTGACTGCTTATTACCGAAAAAAATGCTGGCGGAAGCCTTTATCCCGCGTAGTTTTGAGCGAAAAGGCGCTAAAAATTATGGGTATGGGTTCCGTATGATGCTAAATGATACGAACCAACCCGAATATATTTATCATTCGGGCTGGTGGAAGGGCTATAATTCGATGTTTTGGTTTAGTCCCAAAGATGAATATGTGATTATAATCCTCGGAAATCGTTATAACACGACCGTTTATCGGGTGAAGGAACTAATAGATGTATTGCATGGGGGGGCGAATACTACACAATCTGATTCCGATACTGAGGTAGAAATATGA
- a CDS encoding DUF1573 domain-containing protein, with amino-acid sequence MKKIFSLFVALFVLVAVSYAQKGVLKFAKETHDFGKVEQGKPVTYVFEFKNTGTDPVVINDAQASCGCTKPSWTREPVMPGKTGTVSATFNAAAAGPFNKSVTVTSNAEAGQTVLYLKGEVVSAAAAAETAAAPAAAPAAKDKKKGTKTSR; translated from the coding sequence ATGAAAAAGATTTTTTCACTTTTCGTAGCTTTATTTGTGTTGGTCGCAGTTAGCTACGCCCAAAAAGGAGTTCTGAAATTTGCGAAAGAAACGCACGATTTCGGCAAAGTTGAGCAGGGAAAACCAGTAACGTACGTATTTGAGTTCAAGAATACAGGTACCGATCCGGTTGTTATCAATGATGCACAGGCCTCCTGCGGCTGCACGAAGCCAAGTTGGACTCGCGAACCAGTTATGCCAGGCAAAACGGGTACTGTTTCGGCTACCTTTAATGCTGCTGCTGCCGGCCCATTCAACAAGTCGGTTACGGTAACGAGCAATGCAGAAGCTGGTCAAACAGTTCTGTACCTGAAAGGTGAAGTAGTATCAGCAGCCGCTGCCGCAGAAACTGCCGCTGCTCCTGCTGCCGCTCCTGCTGCTAAAGACAAGAAAAAAGGTACAAAAACTTCACGCTAA
- a CDS encoding 4Fe-4S dicluster domain-containing protein, whose product MSYFKDIQSGIRTTLKGLSLTLRHLRNATHRRTPEGIASDNYFDLQNGLVTLQYPHEQLPIPDNGRYRLRNEIDDCIVCDKCAKVCPVDCITIDAIKATEEVGRASDGSPIRLYAAKFDIDMAKCCYCGLCTVVCPTECLTMDKKFDYSEFELGKLTYNFSNLTEEQATEKRSLYEQFLVEKEAAKAAQVAAKATQIQVPDEPVLPKASPARPVFRPTAKPAPKAEPKEPANSEGSSIEHPLTDATPQEMQQIAQGGLETTKRPVFKPTQKPVTKVTDVPADVSPGETAPEKPVVSKPAFRPTMKPGTAGGAPQLPTPEANASAESPLEAEPVTPKPSVKPAGFRPTMKPPVKQPEALPTSEPPKPKPAFRPTMKPTVTKQEEPKPEPPVVSEVSKPKPIAFRPTMKPVKPVEEPIDESLNVTPSDAPVAKPAAFRPTMKPKVVPKTDAVEPNVENIVATTEGAGDIVDVPMVEQPPKSKPAFRPTMKPKAKPDSEQAE is encoded by the coding sequence ATGTCATACTTTAAGGACATACAATCGGGTATACGAACAACGCTTAAGGGATTAAGTTTAACGTTGCGTCATCTCCGTAATGCTACCCATCGCCGAACACCAGAGGGCATTGCCAGTGATAACTATTTTGATCTGCAAAATGGGCTGGTCACACTTCAGTATCCGCATGAGCAACTACCTATTCCTGATAATGGGCGCTATCGGCTCCGCAATGAAATCGACGATTGTATCGTCTGCGATAAATGCGCGAAAGTTTGCCCGGTCGACTGTATAACAATTGATGCCATAAAAGCCACTGAAGAAGTTGGGCGCGCATCCGATGGGTCTCCTATACGCTTATATGCTGCCAAGTTTGACATTGACATGGCGAAGTGCTGCTACTGCGGCCTTTGTACGGTAGTTTGTCCTACTGAGTGCCTGACAATGGATAAAAAGTTCGATTATAGTGAATTTGAGCTAGGCAAACTGACCTACAACTTTTCGAACCTGACTGAAGAGCAGGCTACCGAAAAACGATCCTTGTACGAACAGTTCTTAGTGGAGAAAGAAGCCGCCAAAGCGGCCCAGGTAGCTGCAAAAGCAACACAAATTCAGGTTCCAGATGAACCGGTACTTCCTAAAGCCAGTCCAGCCCGGCCTGTATTTCGTCCAACTGCAAAACCTGCTCCTAAAGCGGAGCCTAAAGAACCAGCCAACTCCGAAGGGTCATCCATTGAGCATCCATTGACGGATGCTACTCCCCAGGAAATGCAACAAATTGCGCAGGGTGGCCTAGAAACTACCAAACGCCCAGTGTTTAAGCCGACCCAAAAGCCTGTAACGAAGGTTACGGACGTGCCTGCCGATGTGTCACCAGGGGAAACAGCTCCCGAAAAGCCAGTTGTATCAAAGCCCGCTTTCCGGCCAACGATGAAACCTGGTACGGCTGGAGGAGCACCTCAACTACCCACACCTGAGGCTAACGCGAGTGCTGAATCTCCATTAGAAGCGGAGCCAGTAACACCCAAGCCAAGTGTGAAGCCAGCAGGCTTTCGGCCGACAATGAAACCGCCGGTAAAACAGCCAGAGGCCTTGCCAACCTCAGAGCCACCCAAACCGAAACCGGCCTTTCGGCCAACGATGAAGCCGACAGTAACAAAGCAGGAAGAGCCGAAACCAGAGCCTCCTGTAGTCTCCGAAGTCTCAAAACCCAAGCCAATTGCTTTCCGGCCAACCATGAAGCCCGTAAAGCCAGTGGAGGAGCCAATAGATGAATCGTTGAACGTGACACCATCGGATGCGCCAGTGGCAAAACCAGCGGCCTTTCGGCCAACCATGAAACCGAAGGTGGTGCCTAAAACTGACGCAGTAGAGCCTAACGTAGAAAACATTGTGGCTACAACTGAAGGTGCTGGTGATATAGTTGACGTTCCGATGGTTGAACAACCGCCTAAGTCGAAACCGGCCTTTCGGCCAACGATGAAACCCAAGGCTAAGCCTGACAGTGAACAGGCAGAGTAA
- a CDS encoding thiamine pyrophosphate-dependent enzyme — MIANEQLRSTDILSREKILSDYRLAYESRQVSLLGRRDVMGGRAKFGIFGDGKELAQLAAARAFNRGDFRSGYYRDQTFVAALGELRWTEFFAQLYAHTDLEAEPNTAGRSMNGHFATRWLDEQGLWRNQTELYNSVCDIAPTAGQIPRSLGLAYASKLFRNNPDLADLTNFSHNGNEIVFATIGDASTSQGMFWETMNAAGVLQVPLLMSVWDDGYGISVPVEYQTVKGSISKALAGFQRDGNDKGIEIFTVKGWDYVGLFETYQQAAHICREEHVPVLVHVQELTQPQGHSSSGSHERYKSKDRLDWETEHDCNRMFRQWILENGYASDDELEAIETDAKKSAKQARIEAWSAYQASMKVDFEESLDLLQQAARHNPKSAELMAIREELRKTVTPIRRDSVAAIRKALRLIRTDAGPARQRLKAWLERTNAENNDRFSSHLYSESPDSPMRVEAVSPTFSDDSPALDGYLILQRYFDSLFTRDPRVVALGEDVGKIGDVNQGFAGLQEKFGEIRITDTGIRETTIIGQGIGMSMRGLRPIVEIQYFDYVYYTLATLTDDLATLLYRTKGGQKAPLIIRTRGHRLEGIWHSGSPMGTMLSSLRGLHILVPRNMVQAAGFYNTLIKGDDPALLIESLNGYRLKELLPNNLNDFCVPLGVPDILRPGSDVTVVTYGSMCRIVMEAAGQLAQMGIGVEVIDVQTLLPFDVHHSIIDSIKKTSRVLFADEDVPGGASAYMMQQVVECQNAYRYLDSAPRTLSAKPHRPPYGSDGDYFSKPNVDDVIETVYALMSEAEPDRFPPI; from the coding sequence GTGATAGCAAACGAACAACTCCGCTCGACTGATATTTTAAGTCGTGAAAAAATCCTATCGGACTATCGGTTGGCGTATGAAAGTCGTCAGGTTAGTTTGTTGGGGAGACGTGATGTAATGGGAGGCCGCGCTAAATTCGGCATTTTTGGCGATGGCAAAGAACTCGCTCAACTGGCGGCTGCTCGTGCATTTAATCGTGGGGATTTTCGCTCTGGCTATTACCGAGACCAGACCTTTGTGGCTGCTTTAGGCGAGCTGCGCTGGACGGAGTTTTTTGCCCAGCTCTATGCGCATACCGATCTGGAGGCAGAACCTAATACCGCCGGTCGGTCTATGAATGGCCACTTTGCTACTCGCTGGCTCGATGAACAAGGGCTATGGCGGAATCAAACTGAACTCTACAACTCTGTCTGCGATATTGCGCCCACAGCGGGGCAAATCCCTCGTTCGCTGGGATTGGCTTATGCGTCTAAACTGTTTCGAAATAATCCTGATTTAGCCGATCTGACAAATTTTTCGCATAACGGAAATGAAATCGTTTTTGCGACCATTGGCGATGCATCTACTTCGCAGGGTATGTTCTGGGAGACTATGAACGCAGCCGGTGTGTTGCAGGTGCCGTTACTTATGTCGGTTTGGGACGATGGATATGGCATTTCAGTGCCTGTTGAATATCAGACGGTTAAAGGAAGTATCTCAAAAGCATTGGCAGGTTTTCAGCGAGATGGCAATGATAAAGGCATTGAGATTTTTACCGTAAAAGGCTGGGATTACGTTGGGTTGTTTGAAACCTATCAACAAGCTGCCCATATCTGCCGTGAAGAACATGTGCCAGTGCTGGTTCATGTGCAGGAACTGACCCAGCCCCAAGGCCATTCATCGTCGGGTTCTCATGAGCGGTATAAGTCGAAAGACCGCCTGGATTGGGAGACGGAACATGACTGCAACCGGATGTTCCGCCAGTGGATTCTGGAAAACGGATACGCTTCCGATGACGAACTGGAAGCGATTGAAACTGACGCCAAAAAATCAGCCAAGCAAGCGCGTATTGAGGCCTGGAGTGCGTATCAGGCTTCGATGAAAGTTGATTTTGAGGAATCGCTTGATTTACTTCAACAAGCCGCCCGACATAATCCCAAATCAGCCGAATTGATGGCGATTCGGGAGGAGCTCCGAAAAACGGTTACGCCCATCCGCAGGGATTCAGTAGCTGCCATACGGAAAGCACTTCGCCTGATACGAACCGATGCTGGTCCAGCCCGCCAACGCTTAAAGGCCTGGCTCGAGCGTACGAATGCTGAAAATAATGACCGGTTTAGTTCGCATTTATATAGTGAGTCGCCCGATTCACCCATGCGGGTGGAGGCCGTATCGCCTACGTTTTCAGACGATAGTCCGGCTCTGGATGGTTATCTGATTCTACAACGGTATTTTGATAGCTTGTTTACCCGCGACCCGCGCGTAGTGGCATTGGGCGAAGATGTAGGAAAAATTGGTGACGTTAATCAGGGTTTTGCGGGCTTGCAGGAAAAATTTGGTGAAATACGTATTACCGATACCGGCATTCGTGAAACAACTATTATTGGGCAGGGTATTGGGATGTCTATGCGAGGCCTGCGGCCTATAGTCGAGATTCAATATTTCGATTATGTGTATTACACATTAGCAACGCTGACCGATGATTTGGCAACGTTGCTATATCGAACAAAAGGGGGGCAGAAGGCACCGCTTATTATACGTACACGTGGCCACCGACTGGAAGGCATCTGGCATTCGGGTTCGCCTATGGGTACCATGCTGAGTAGCCTGCGTGGTTTACACATACTCGTTCCGCGAAATATGGTTCAGGCCGCCGGTTTTTACAATACACTCATTAAAGGCGATGACCCGGCTTTACTGATTGAATCCTTGAATGGCTATCGTCTGAAAGAACTGTTGCCCAATAACTTAAACGACTTTTGCGTACCTCTAGGTGTTCCTGATATACTGCGCCCCGGTTCTGATGTAACGGTAGTTACCTATGGGTCGATGTGCCGGATTGTGATGGAAGCTGCGGGTCAATTGGCACAGATGGGTATCGGTGTTGAAGTCATTGATGTACAGACGTTGCTACCATTTGATGTTCACCACAGCATCATTGATTCTATTAAAAAAACGAGTCGTGTACTTTTTGCTGATGAAGATGTTCCTGGTGGCGCATCGGCTTATATGATGCAGCAGGTTGTAGAGTGCCAAAATGCGTATCGTTACCTAGATTCGGCACCGCGTACTTTATCGGCAAAACCGCATCGACCACCTTACGGCTCCGATGGGGATTATTTCTCGAAACCAAACGTGGATGATGTAATTGAAACCGTATATGCACTGATGAGCGAAGCCGAGCCAGATCGGTTTCCCCCAATTTAA